A genomic region of Marinobacter sp. NP-4(2019) contains the following coding sequences:
- the pdxJ gene encoding pyridoxine 5'-phosphate synthase, which translates to MNPRVLLGVNIDHVATLRQARGTRYPDPVQAALLAEEAGADGITIHPREDRRHIQDRDVLMLKETLQTKMNLEMAVTDAMLAFAEQVRPECACLVPEKREELTTEGGLDVDGQEARVAKACERLAKIGVEVSLFIDPDPVQIDAAVRCGAPVVELHTGEYAEADDPQASEAAFKVLADAVAYARKKGLVVNAGHGLHYHNTERVAAIPGINELNIGHAIIARAVFTGLKEAVRDMKAIIESARLGS; encoded by the coding sequence ATGAATCCTAGAGTGTTACTTGGTGTGAACATCGATCACGTGGCAACCCTCCGTCAGGCTCGGGGCACACGCTATCCGGATCCGGTACAGGCGGCCTTGCTGGCCGAGGAGGCTGGCGCAGACGGAATTACCATTCATCCTCGTGAGGATCGCCGTCACATTCAGGATCGCGATGTACTGATGCTCAAGGAGACCCTGCAGACAAAGATGAACCTGGAGATGGCCGTCACCGACGCCATGCTGGCGTTTGCGGAACAGGTCCGTCCGGAATGTGCGTGTCTTGTTCCGGAAAAGCGGGAGGAGCTCACCACCGAAGGCGGGCTGGATGTTGATGGTCAGGAGGCCCGGGTGGCCAAGGCCTGCGAGCGTCTGGCGAAAATCGGTGTCGAGGTGTCATTGTTCATTGATCCGGATCCGGTACAGATTGATGCCGCCGTTCGCTGCGGTGCTCCGGTGGTGGAACTGCATACCGGAGAATACGCCGAGGCTGATGATCCCCAAGCGTCAGAGGCTGCCTTCAAGGTGCTGGCGGATGCGGTGGCCTACGCCCGTAAAAAGGGGCTTGTGGTGAATGCTGGCCATGGCCTGCATTATCACAACACCGAACGGGTGGCGGCAATTCCCGGCATTAATGAGCTTAACATCGGCCATGCCATTATTGCCCGGGCAGTCTTTACCGGCCTGAAAGAGGCCGTACGGGACATGAAGGCCATTATCGAGAGTGCACGTCTGGGCAGTTAA
- the era gene encoding GTPase Era → MNDVTRPDDPDSRCGFVAIVGRPNVGKSTLLNHILGQKLSITSRKPQTTRHQVLGIKTMGPVQAIYVDTPGMHEEEPRALNRYMNKAATSALIDVDVVVFVVDQMAWTTADELVLEKLSRLKCPVILAVNKVDKIDKREALLPHLDMLSKKREFTEIIPLSALKEMNLQPLEEAVGRYLPQSVHFYPDDQVTDRSERFMAAEMVREKITRQLGAELPYSVAVEIEEFRRDGKTLHISALILVEREGQKKIIIGDKGERMRRIGQEARTDMERLFDSKVMLRLWVKVKRGWADSDRALKSLGMNDF, encoded by the coding sequence ATGAATGATGTTACCCGTCCGGACGACCCGGACAGCCGGTGTGGTTTTGTTGCCATTGTCGGCCGCCCGAATGTGGGCAAGTCCACATTGTTGAATCATATACTTGGCCAGAAGCTGAGCATAACTTCCCGCAAGCCCCAGACGACACGCCATCAGGTGCTGGGGATCAAGACCATGGGACCGGTGCAGGCGATCTACGTGGATACTCCAGGTATGCACGAGGAAGAGCCCAGGGCGTTGAATCGCTACATGAACAAGGCGGCGACCTCGGCACTGATCGATGTGGATGTGGTGGTGTTTGTGGTTGACCAGATGGCCTGGACCACGGCGGATGAGCTGGTTCTGGAAAAGCTGTCCAGACTCAAATGCCCGGTGATCCTGGCAGTCAACAAGGTCGACAAGATCGACAAGCGCGAAGCGCTGTTGCCACATCTGGACATGCTGTCGAAGAAGCGGGAGTTTACCGAGATCATTCCGCTGTCAGCCCTCAAGGAGATGAACCTGCAGCCACTGGAAGAGGCTGTTGGCCGCTATCTCCCGCAGAGCGTGCATTTCTATCCGGATGACCAGGTGACTGATCGTAGTGAGCGGTTTATGGCAGCTGAGATGGTCCGCGAGAAAATTACCCGGCAGCTGGGTGCGGAACTGCCGTATTCCGTGGCGGTTGAAATTGAAGAGTTCCGCCGTGATGGCAAGACCCTGCATATTTCTGCACTTATTCTGGTGGAGCGGGAAGGCCAGAAGAAAATTATCATCGGCGACAAGGGCGAGCGGATGCGCCGTATTGGCCAGGAAGCCCGTACAGACATGGAGCGGTTGTTCGACAGCAAGGTCATGCTCCGCCTGTGGGTCAAGGTCAAGCGGGGCTGGGCCGATAGCGACCGGGCCCTGAAGAGCCTGGGCATGAACGATTTCTGA
- the cysM gene encoding cysteine synthase CysM: MNFPTIEDYVGHTPLVRLQRLPGDTSNVILAKLEGNNPAGSVKDRPAVSMIQEAERRGEIRPGDTLIEATSGNTGIALAMAAAIKGYRMVLIMPENMSEERRASMRAYGAEIVTVSKEEGMETARDLALQMEAEGKGKVLDQFSNTDNPLAHYRTTGPEIWEQTGGRVTHFVSSMGTTGTIMGVSRYLKERNPDIRIIGLQPKEGASIPGIRRWPEAYLPKIYEASRVDQVLDIGQQEAEDTMRALASEEGIFCGVSSGGSIAAALQLSKQVENAVIVAIICDRGDRYLSTGVFPGA; this comes from the coding sequence ATGAATTTCCCCACCATAGAAGATTATGTCGGGCATACACCGCTGGTGCGTTTGCAGCGCCTGCCGGGCGATACCAGTAATGTGATTCTCGCCAAGCTCGAAGGCAATAACCCGGCCGGCTCGGTCAAAGACCGTCCGGCCGTCAGCATGATCCAGGAAGCCGAGCGCCGGGGTGAGATCCGTCCGGGTGACACGTTGATCGAGGCCACCAGTGGCAACACCGGTATTGCCCTGGCCATGGCTGCGGCCATCAAGGGCTATCGCATGGTACTGATCATGCCGGAGAACATGAGCGAGGAGCGCCGGGCGTCCATGCGGGCCTATGGTGCGGAAATCGTCACGGTATCGAAGGAAGAGGGCATGGAAACCGCCCGGGACCTGGCCCTGCAAATGGAGGCGGAGGGTAAAGGCAAGGTACTCGACCAGTTCAGCAATACCGACAACCCGCTGGCCCATTATCGCACCACCGGCCCCGAAATCTGGGAGCAGACCGGCGGACGGGTGACCCATTTTGTCAGCTCCATGGGAACCACCGGTACTATCATGGGCGTATCCCGGTACCTGAAAGAGCGCAATCCCGATATCCGTATCATTGGCTTGCAGCCGAAGGAGGGGGCATCCATTCCCGGTATCCGTCGCTGGCCCGAGGCCTACCTGCCAAAAATCTACGAGGCCAGCCGGGTCGACCAGGTGCTGGATATTGGCCAGCAGGAAGCGGAAGACACCATGCGGGCCCTGGCCAGCGAGGAAGGTATTTTCTGCGGCGTTTCTTCCGGCGGATCCATTGCCGCGGCCCTGCAACTGTCAAAACAGGTTGAAAACGCCGTGATCGTGGCCATTATCTGTGACCGTGGTGACCGCTACCTGTCTACCGGCGTCTTTCCCGGCGCCTGA
- the rnc gene encoding ribonuclease III has translation MSSQPDLEQLQRRIGYQFKAPERLLLALTHRSYGNQNNERLEFLGDSIVNMVIAEHLYLQFEKAREGQLSRLRARMVKGVTLAEIGREFELGKYLRLGSGELKSGGFRRESILADAVESIIGAIYLDSDFDTCRQQVLRWFERRLKNLDLQDTQKDPKTRLQEYLQSRQFPLPRYDVISVDGEAHAQTFHVSCALPSLGRKTSGVGSSRRIAEQQAARNALKELGVEND, from the coding sequence GTGAGTTCGCAACCGGATCTGGAACAGCTACAACGCCGAATAGGGTATCAGTTCAAGGCGCCGGAGCGCCTGTTGCTGGCTCTGACCCACCGCAGTTACGGCAATCAGAATAATGAACGGCTGGAGTTCCTGGGGGATTCCATCGTTAATATGGTGATCGCCGAGCATCTTTACCTGCAGTTCGAAAAAGCCCGGGAAGGCCAGTTGAGCCGTTTGCGTGCCCGTATGGTCAAAGGTGTGACCCTGGCAGAAATTGGCCGTGAATTTGAGCTGGGAAAATATCTCAGGCTGGGTTCCGGCGAGTTGAAAAGCGGCGGATTTCGCCGGGAATCGATTCTCGCCGATGCCGTGGAGTCCATCATCGGCGCGATCTACCTCGACAGCGATTTTGATACTTGCCGGCAGCAGGTGCTGCGCTGGTTTGAGAGGCGGCTGAAGAACCTGGATCTCCAGGACACCCAGAAAGACCCGAAAACCCGGCTTCAGGAATACCTGCAGTCTCGTCAGTTCCCGCTGCCGCGGTACGATGTCATCTCGGTGGACGGAGAAGCCCATGCACAGACTTTCCATGTTTCCTGCGCTTTGCCGTCATTGGGGCGTAAAACGTCCGGCGTCGGCAGCAGTCGTCGTATTGCCGAGCAGCAGGCCGCCCGTAATGCCCTGAAGGAACTGGGTGTGGAGAATGACTAA
- the recO gene encoding DNA repair protein RecO, translated as MAGTVQQEPAYVLHRRPWRETSLQVDVFTLNAGRVSLIARGANSARSPLKAQLQPFQPLMLNWTGRGNLKTLTQAEIRSGPSLNRTAALYSGLYINELLQRVLPAADPHPSLFAAYIHVITELSETDDVEPVLRRFEYSFAEALGYSFSWDVTTDSGVGVEAGQSYCYDPERGILQRPDENVRLRNLSGDTLIALASGDLESPECRRVAKRVTRVLVDYLLQGRPLHSRSLFSHVRRESNES; from the coding sequence ATGGCCGGGACAGTACAGCAGGAACCGGCGTATGTGCTCCATCGCCGTCCCTGGCGGGAAACCAGCCTTCAGGTCGACGTATTTACCCTGAACGCAGGGCGGGTGTCGTTGATTGCCCGGGGTGCCAACAGCGCCAGGAGTCCGCTCAAGGCCCAGTTGCAGCCATTCCAACCGTTGATGCTGAACTGGACCGGGCGGGGTAACCTGAAAACCCTGACCCAGGCCGAAATCCGTAGCGGGCCCTCACTTAATCGTACGGCGGCACTATACAGCGGACTGTATATTAACGAGCTGCTGCAGAGAGTTCTGCCGGCAGCAGACCCTCATCCCTCCCTGTTCGCCGCCTATATCCATGTAATTACAGAACTTTCGGAAACGGATGATGTTGAACCGGTATTGCGCCGGTTTGAATATTCATTCGCTGAGGCGTTGGGGTACAGTTTTTCCTGGGACGTTACGACGGATTCCGGAGTCGGGGTCGAGGCGGGCCAAAGCTATTGCTATGATCCGGAGAGAGGCATCCTGCAGCGTCCGGACGAGAACGTACGGTTGCGGAACCTGTCGGGGGATACCCTGATAGCTCTGGCGTCAGGTGATCTCGAATCACCGGAATGCCGCCGTGTAGCCAAACGGGTTACGCGGGTGTTGGTGGACTACTTGTTACAGGGCCGGCCGCTGCACAGCCGAAGCCTTTTCAGTCATGTTCGGAGAGAATCGAATGAATCCTAG
- a CDS encoding ATP-binding protein, with product MRRWGIRKKVLVVTLVPTLLTTLVLGLFFTYSWVNNIESLLQDRGQSLSRQLAAGSEYGLFTANRSLLNSLSNALLEEQDVRSITFFNGERKRLLHTGPGSADAISPDELTAEGPWRIFRDDSTLFVTPVFLQDLMIESMLDQGAGKPVSGVQEPLGWAAVEMSHIRTEKETYKALLISLILVLGGVILSLIIAMRLSRAFTDPIFELNEAVAKLKEGKLDTRVHTAAGPEFEQLESGLNAMAEELSKAQAEMQQNVDQATEDLRETLETIEIQNIELDLARKEALEASRIKSEFLANMSHEIRTPLNGIIGFTELLMKSPLPRQQRDHLSTIRKSSEILLTIINDILDFSKIEAGKLILDRVPFQLRDIVEDVMVMLAPAAHGKNLDLVPLVYNDVPDNIMGDPLRVKQVITNLVNNAIKFTQTGEVVLRASLEDEDQENNKVTLRISITDSGVGLSRAQQQSLFNAFNQADASTARQYGGTGLGLAISKRLVEEMGGKIGLQSELGKGSTFWFTLTSELSTSGDAGAPRDSLRGERVIYLEHQKTTGLAVEHMLKEWGMTVDVVASPGAMQEQVEEAQRSQAGYALAVIGITRHLLNSSQYCALVRNLELERDCRTLLLTPTLDTHDTPLSGLASGHLTKPVCRDALYDELLLLVHGINTRQQPLQEQQAIPLWQPTGAVPRVLAVDDNEANLKLVMTLLKDCQVTAESASSGFEAISKARNNPFDLVFMDLQMPGMDGVETTARLRAMDNKSHRTPIIALTAHALADEQDRLARQGFDGYLAKPISSGQLVETIREYTGYTSDISPQPHHIRVPEIRDTSKTLRPSTRKLQQQCVSVEESIQLAAGKADLAEELFSMLLEQLSSDADKVQNFWQAGDLDSLLDCVHKLHGATRYCGVPELRAAANQFETALKCSSSDMAYHKDQLLAAIERLQIWGNQTDWQAQFRQLSEAGATGSGNTNTLS from the coding sequence ATGCGGCGTTGGGGCATTCGCAAAAAAGTACTGGTGGTGACGCTGGTCCCCACCCTTCTGACCACCCTGGTACTTGGGCTGTTCTTCACCTACAGCTGGGTCAACAATATTGAAAGTCTGCTGCAGGATCGCGGCCAGTCGTTGTCACGACAACTGGCGGCGGGTTCCGAGTACGGTCTGTTCACCGCCAACCGGAGTTTGCTGAACAGCCTCTCCAACGCCCTCCTGGAAGAACAGGATGTTCGCTCCATCACTTTTTTCAATGGTGAACGAAAGCGACTGCTGCACACCGGCCCCGGAAGCGCCGACGCCATATCCCCGGACGAACTCACGGCAGAAGGCCCCTGGCGTATATTTCGCGATGACAGCACGCTGTTTGTCACCCCCGTATTCCTTCAGGATCTGATGATCGAGAGCATGCTGGACCAGGGTGCCGGCAAACCTGTCAGCGGCGTACAGGAGCCCCTTGGCTGGGCGGCGGTTGAGATGTCCCATATCCGCACGGAAAAGGAAACCTACAAGGCCCTGCTGATCTCATTGATACTGGTATTGGGCGGCGTCATTCTCAGCCTCATCATTGCCATGCGCCTCAGCCGCGCCTTTACCGATCCGATCTTCGAACTGAACGAAGCGGTGGCCAAACTCAAGGAAGGCAAACTGGATACCCGCGTGCACACGGCTGCCGGCCCGGAATTCGAACAACTGGAGTCCGGTCTCAACGCCATGGCGGAAGAGCTGAGCAAGGCGCAGGCGGAAATGCAACAGAACGTTGATCAGGCCACCGAGGACCTGCGGGAAACCCTGGAAACCATCGAGATCCAGAACATCGAGCTGGATCTCGCTCGCAAGGAGGCCCTGGAGGCAAGCCGGATCAAATCCGAATTTCTCGCCAACATGTCACACGAGATACGCACACCCCTGAATGGCATCATCGGCTTTACCGAGTTGCTGATGAAGAGCCCACTGCCCCGTCAGCAACGGGACCACCTCAGCACCATTCGGAAATCCTCCGAAATTCTGCTGACCATCATCAATGACATCCTGGATTTCTCGAAGATCGAGGCCGGCAAACTGATCCTGGACCGGGTTCCTTTCCAGCTCAGGGACATTGTTGAAGATGTCATGGTGATGTTGGCCCCCGCTGCCCACGGTAAAAATCTGGACCTGGTACCGCTGGTCTATAACGATGTGCCCGATAACATCATGGGCGACCCCTTGCGGGTCAAGCAGGTGATTACCAACCTGGTCAACAACGCCATCAAGTTTACGCAGACCGGTGAAGTCGTCCTCCGGGCCAGCCTTGAAGATGAGGATCAGGAAAACAACAAGGTGACCCTGCGTATCAGCATCACCGATTCCGGGGTTGGCCTTTCCCGGGCCCAGCAGCAATCCCTGTTCAATGCCTTCAACCAGGCCGATGCCTCGACCGCTCGCCAGTATGGCGGAACGGGACTCGGCCTTGCTATATCCAAGCGACTGGTGGAAGAAATGGGAGGCAAAATCGGGCTGCAAAGCGAGCTTGGCAAAGGGTCCACGTTCTGGTTCACGCTGACCTCGGAGCTGTCCACCTCTGGCGACGCAGGCGCCCCCCGGGATTCGCTCCGCGGAGAACGCGTCATCTATCTGGAACACCAGAAAACCACCGGCCTGGCGGTAGAGCACATGCTAAAGGAATGGGGCATGACGGTGGATGTGGTCGCCTCCCCCGGAGCGATGCAGGAACAGGTGGAAGAAGCCCAAAGGAGCCAGGCCGGCTATGCGCTTGCTGTTATCGGCATCACCCGGCACCTGCTGAACTCCAGCCAGTACTGTGCTCTTGTACGCAACCTGGAACTGGAACGTGACTGTCGCACACTGCTACTGACACCTACGCTCGACACACACGACACTCCCCTGTCCGGCCTGGCCAGCGGGCATCTTACGAAACCTGTGTGCCGTGACGCCCTGTATGACGAGCTGCTGTTACTGGTTCATGGTATCAACACCCGGCAACAACCACTGCAGGAACAGCAGGCCATTCCCTTGTGGCAACCGACCGGAGCTGTACCAAGGGTGCTGGCCGTAGACGACAACGAGGCCAACCTGAAACTGGTCATGACCCTACTGAAAGACTGCCAGGTAACCGCGGAGAGCGCTTCCAGCGGCTTCGAGGCCATCAGCAAGGCTCGCAACAATCCCTTTGATCTGGTCTTTATGGACCTGCAGATGCCGGGCATGGATGGTGTCGAGACCACAGCGCGATTGCGTGCCATGGACAACAAGAGCCACCGCACCCCGATTATTGCACTCACGGCCCACGCGCTTGCAGACGAACAGGATCGGCTGGCTCGTCAGGGATTCGACGGTTATCTTGCCAAACCGATCAGCAGCGGCCAGCTGGTTGAAACCATTCGTGAATACACCGGCTATACCAGCGACATCTCACCGCAACCCCATCATATCCGGGTTCCGGAAATCAGAGACACAAGCAAGACCCTGCGGCCATCAACCCGCAAGCTTCAGCAACAATGCGTCAGTGTCGAGGAGAGTATTCAACTGGCGGCCGGCAAGGCGGATCTCGCCGAAGAGTTGTTCAGTATGCTTCTGGAACAGCTGTCTTCAGATGCGGACAAGGTTCAGAATTTCTGGCAAGCGGGCGACCTCGACTCGCTCCTGGACTGCGTCCACAAGCTGCACGGGGCAACCCGCTACTGTGGCGTGCCAGAATTGAGGGCGGCCGCAAACCAGTTCGAAACCGCGCTCAAGTGCTCATCATCAGACATGGCCTATCATAAGGATCAGTTGCTGGCCGCTATCGAGAGGTTGCAGATATGGGGCAACCAGACCGACTGGCAGGCGCAGTTCCGCCAGCTATCAGAAGCGGGGGCCACCGGTTCCGGGAACACCAACACCCTGAGCTGA